The Fimbriimonadaceae bacterium nucleotide sequence CGCCCTCCGGTCGGCGGTGGCGGCGGGATCGTCGGTCAGACGACCGTCTTGCCATCGCATTCCGGCGAGCGCCGCGCAGTCGGCGAGGGGCAGCGGGCCCGGCTCCATCACGGCGCGGTCGTAGATCGGGCCCAGCGCCGGCCCGCCGTACTGGACGCACAGGGCGCGAATCCGACCCTCGTCGAACCCGGGTTTGCCGCCCGTCGTCTCCCCGTACAAGGCCCGGATCACGTCGTCGAGGGAGTGCTCGCCCCCGCTCGAGCCGCGAATCGCCAAATCGAGGCAAAGGCCGATCGCCTTCCCCTTCGCGTAGTAGCTGAAGCCGTAACCCTGGCTGCCCCGCACCTCCCAAACGCGCCGGCTCGACGCGTCCGCACTCACCATGTCGCGTGCCGGATGGCGGTCGATCGATGCGGCCTGGGAGCCCAGCGACGCGAGCAATCCCTGCCGGTTGGTGAGCCCGGCCCGGGCCTCCAGAAGGTCGGCGTAGTAGTCGGTCACGCCCTCCAACCACCAGAGCGCGCCCGTGACCGCGGGGCGTGTGTAGTCGAACGGGCCCAACGGTTTGGGGCGGATGCGCTTCACGTTGAACGCGTGGAAGTACTCGTGGAACATGATGCCCACCGCCCCCCGCGCGCTCGCTCGCGAACCCAGCCCGATGCGCGTGCTGTTCAGATGCTCGAGGCCGCCGCCCCCGCCCCCGAAGTCGAGAAAGAAGATGTAGCGCGGATAGGGCAGTTCGCCGAACAACCGCGCGGCCTGCTCGGCCACCGCCGCCCCGTTTGACGCGAAGCCGGTAAGATCCGCCCCTTCGCTGTTGCCGAACGCCACGATGAAGTGCGGCTTGCCCCGAACGGAGAACTCCTGCGACCGCACGTTCGTGCCCATCACGAACGGAGCATCGATCAGCTCGTCGTAGTTGGGAGCCTCAAGCCGTTCGGTCCCCGCCGCGGGATCGGCGGCGTGGTCCAACGTGCTGAACACGCGCGCATTCGGCGGAACGAGGTCGAGGCTCAATCCCTGCTTCTCCAACGCGTGTCCCTCGAACCAGCCGATGACGCCCGGCGGACTCACGAACGTCTCGTCGGCCTTCACGCGCAGGTTCACGCTGAAGTTGCCCCTCGAGGGGTTCACCACGTAGCTCACCGCATCCGCGCCGCCCTCGATGCGCCACGTGTTGGGGTCGGAAGCCGACTGCGTGGCAGGCACGACCTTCCCCTCCCTCCGAAACTCGACCTGCTCCAGGAACTTGCCGTAGTTCAGCAGCTCGTAATCGCCCGGCGCCCAAGCGGGCATGTGGAACGCGTTGCTCGGCGCCCCGATCGTGATCGTGACGCGCGCCTTGCCCTCCGCAGGCAAAGGCGTGAAGGTCGTCTCCGCACCCCACGCGCCGGAAGCGAGCAGGCCCAAGAACAGGTAGGTCCAACGCAGCATAACGCTGATGCTACTCAAATTGGGGGACGGGAATCGGGAGACGGGAATCGGGAGACGGGAATCGGGAATCGGGAGACGGGCCCCTCTCCCCCACAAACCACAAACCACAAACCACAAACCACAAACCACGCCGCCCGCTACCAGCTGCCCCCGCCACCGCCTCCGCCTCCGCCGCCCGAGAATCCGCCTCCTCCCGAGAAGCCGGAGAACCCTCCGGAACTGCCGGACGAACGCGGGGGCGTGCTGGCCGACGTGGTCACGGCGCGGGTGATCGAATCGAAGTCGGATCCGAAGGAGTACAGGTGGAAGGAGCCGTCGTACGATCCGTGATACCAAGTGGGAGGCGCGACGACGATGCCCTCGAACGCTTCGGCCCACTCCTTCGTGAGCCCGAAGGCCACCGCGTGGGGCAGGTACTCCTCGAAGAGCGACGCGTCGGGATGCTTCTGGGACATCCAGTCCAACTCCTTCCCCCGCGCGCGACGGATGAACTCCTCGAACCCGAGCACTCCCATCCGCGTGCGCGAACCCTGCGGGGTGCGGCGCGGCATCGAACCCTGAAACAGGAGCACGATCAGAACGCCGGCCGCCCCACCGACGAACGAGGGAAGGACCGCGCCCACCGGGTTGGCCCAGGCCGTGACGACCCCCAGGCCCACCGAGGCCGCGATGCCGACCGCGGTCCAAACCGTGCGCGCCTTCTTCGGGGACATCAGGTAGTACCCGCGCGCCACCAAAGAGTCGTACAGGGCGTCCTGGAACGACTGGATGTAGGGCGCCACCGACGTGCGCAGGTCGGAGTCCGTGATGCGACCCCCGATCGACCTCAAGCGGGTCAACAGCTTCGACTCCATCAAAGAGAGCGTTGCCGCGGGCGCCTTGTCGGTGACCTCCAACTCGGCCGAGCGCCTCTTGAAGAGCAGACCCACCTCTTTCGGAAAGACCTCGAGGTACCCCTTCACCGCCAAGCCGATGAACCCCGCAGCCAAGTCGCGTTGGTCGACGCGCTCGTCCATCAGCGTGCCGGCCTCGGGGCCGGAGAGGTTGTCCGGCGGCTCGAACTGCACCACGCGCGGTCCTCCGGCAGGATCCCTCCCGTAAACCCAGTAGGCGACGACCGCCCCGCCCAACACCAAGATCGGAATCGCGAATCCAAAGTTGGCCCACAACACCAAGAGCGCCGCCTGGAGAGGCGTCGGCGGCGGAATCAGCGCCGAGGGCACCCCCAGGACGAGGGTGAGCCCCTCACCCGGGTTCAAAGGAGCGGCGCGATCGCCCTCCACCGAGCCTTTCGACAGGCTGATGTGCGTGCCGGTCCCGCCTTGCACATCGGAGCCTCCAGCCTGGCCCACCTCGAGGAACTCCCGCGACCCGTAGGGGCCTCCATAGAGCCGGGCGCGAACGCGCTGGCCCGCCCCGATCGGCGGAAACTCCACCCGGAAGTGCGTCGATCGGATCTGGGTGTCCCACTCGTTGCCGGTGAGGTTCCAGTACATCTCGGCCTCGGGGGCCCACTCCTTGGAATCGAACCAGTTCAAGGCGCCGCGAACGTCGTAGTCGATCACGTACGTGACCTGCGACCCGGGGTCGAGCAACACGTCCTTGTCGCCGATGCGGATGCGCAGGTTGGGGCCCTCGTGCTCGACCAGAGTCGTCATCGACTTGCCGCCACCGTCGGTGACGTCCACGCCGGTGATCCACATGTTCCGGTTGACGCCCCGCCCGTTCTCGTAGGAGACGGGAATGAACCGATAGATGCCGTGCCGAGCCTCGTTGAAGGTGACCTTGAGCGTCTCCCGCACGTGCATCGTCGAATCGGTGTGGAGGGTGACCAGCACGTCGAACGAGTCGATAACGTACCCCTGCGCCATCACCAGGCGTGAGGCAAGAAGGAGCACAAAAAGCGCAAGGGATCGTCTCATCAATCAAAAGACCTCCCAAGCACACCTTTCGATGCACCAGGGAGGCCCGACTCCCGATTCCCGACTCCCGACTCCCGATTCCCGACTCCCGATTCCCGATTCCCGTCCCCCCCTACTTATCGACGGAGACGCTCACCCGCTCCCGCAGGGCGGCTTGCGCCGCGGAGAGGCGGGCGATCGGCACGCGGAACGGAGAGCAGCTCACGTAATCGAGTCCAAGCTGGTGGCAGAACCCGATCGATTCGGGATCGCCGCCATGCTCGCCGCAGATGCCGCACTTGAGCTTCGAGTTCACCGCGCGACCCTCCTCGACCGCCATGCGCATCAAACGGCCGATGCCGATCTGGTCGAGCGTCTCGAACGGGTTGACCGGCAGGATCTTCTTCTCGACGTACTGCTGCAGGAACTTTCCTTCCGCATCATCGCGGCTGAACCCGAATCCCGTCTGCGTGAGGTCGTTCGTGCCGAAGCTGAAGAACTCCGCGTACTCGGCGATCTCGCCGGCCGTCAGCGCCGCGCGCGGAATCTCGATCATGGTGCCGAACATGTACGGGATGTCCACGCCCTGCTCCTCGACCACTTTCTTCGCCACCCGCTCGAGCTGCTCGCGCACGACTTTGAGCTCGTTCACGTGCGAGATCAGCGGGATCATGATCTCGGGCTCGACCTTCTTCCCGCTGCGCATGACCTTCGCCGCGGCTTGGAGGATCGCGCGGGTCTGCATCTCGACGATGCCGGGAAACACGATCGACAGGCGCACGCCGCGCAGGCCGAGCATCGGGTTGGACTCCCGCATGCCCTCGACCGTGTCGAGCATCGCCTCCTTCGCGGCGAGCAGCTCTTTGAGCGCGTCGCCTCCGAGCGTCTTGACCGCGATGCGAAGCTCGGTCACGGCCACGAGAAGCTCCTCGTGGCTGGGAAGGAACTCGTGCAGGGGCGGATCGATGAGGCGGATCGTGACCGGCCGCCCCTCCATCACGTCGAAAATGCCCTCGAAGTCGGACTGCTGAACGGCCAGCAGCTTCTGCAGGGCGGCGCTCCGATGCTCCTCGTTGTCCGCCAGGATCATGTCGCGCACGATCGGCAGCCGGTCGGATTCGAAGAACATGTGCTCGGTGCGGCAAAGGCCGATGCCCTCCGCCCCGAAATCGATCGCCTGCTGCGAATCGCGCGGGTTGTCCGCGTTGGTCCGCACGCGCAGTTTCCGGAACTGGTCGCACCACTCCATCAAGGTGCCGAAGTGGCCGCTCACGTCGGGTGGGATCAGCGCCAGCTCGGTGGCGTACACCGCGCCGCTCGACCCGTCGACCGTGATCACATCTCCTTCGTGGATCGTCGTCGAAGCGACTCGGAAGCACCGTTCGTGCTCGTCGACGTCGATCATCTCGCAACCCGCCACACAGGGGATGCCGAACCCGCGCGCCACCACCGCCGCGTGCGAGGTCTTCCCTCCGCGCGCGGTGAGGATGCCTTGGGAGGCCAGCATGCCGTGCACGTCGTCGGGGTTGGTCTCGTCGCGAACGAGGATGACCTTCTCCCCCTGGGCGTGCCAACGCTCGGCGGTGTTCGCGTCGAACACGGCCTTGCCGATCGCGGCGCCCGGCGACGCGGCCAAACCTTTGGCGACCGCGTGGATCTTGCGGTCCGAGGCGTACGTCTCGTCGATCCTCGGGTGCAGCAACTGGTCGAGGTGCGCCGCCGACACGCGTTGGATCGCGACCTCCTTCGTGATGAGGCCCTTTTCAACCATCTCGACGGCCATGCGCACGGCGGCCGGGCCGGTGCGCTTGCCGACGCGGCACTGGAGCATGAACAGGCGCCCCCGCTCGATCGTGAACTCGAGGTCCATCATGTCCTTGTAGTGCTCTTCGAGGCGGGTGCCGATCGCCGAGAACTCGTCGTAGATGGCCGGGTTTTGGCTTCGAAGCTCGCTGATCGGCACCGGAGTCCGTACGCCCGCGACCACGTCCTCGCCCTGCGCGTTCATCAGGTACTCGCCGTACAACACGTCCTCGCCGGTGGAGGGATCGCGCGTGAAGGCGACGCCGGTGCCGCAGTCGTTGCCCAGGTTCCCGAACACCATGGCCTGCACGTTCACCGCTGTGCCGATCGCGTCGGAGATCTTCTCCTTGCGGCGGTAGGTCACCGCCCGATCGGTGTGCCAGCTCTTGAACACGGCTTCGATCGCCAGCTCGAGCTGCTTCCACGGGTCCTTGGGGAACGCCTCGCCGGTCTCCGTGAGCACCAGGGCGAGGAACGCGTTGCACACCTGGCGCAGATCTTCCGCGTCCATGTCCGTATCGAGGGTCACGCCCTTCTGCTTCTTGTAGGCGTCGAACAGCTCGGCGAACCGCTCCTTCTCCACTCCCAACACCACGTCGGAGAACATCATGATGAAGCGCCGGTTCGCATCGAGCGCGAACCGCTCGCTCCCGCTCTGGTCGATCAGACCCTTGAGCGTCTCCTTGTTGAGCCCGAGGTTCAGGATCGTGTCCATCATGCCGGGCATCGAGAACATCGCCCCCGATCGGACGGACACCAACAGCGGATTGGAGGGATCGCCGAACTTCTTGCCCAGATCCTTCTCGACGTCCGCGACGGCGGTCCGGACCTCGTCCATCAAGCCGTCGGGCAACCGGCCTCCGGACGCGTAGTACTCGGTGCAGACCTCCGTGGTGATGGTGAATCCTGGCGGAACCGGGAGTCCGATGTTGGACATCTCGGCAAGGTTGGCTCCCTTGCCTCCCAGCAGCTCGCGCATGCCGGCGTTGCCGTCTCGAAACAGGTAAAGGCGTTTGTTGCTCATCGAATCGAAGGTCTCCTTTGAAAGGCGAGGCCTCTCCGTACGGCAACGCTGGCGCAGGGGGCGACGGTTCTGTTCAGTCTACCTTTCGGACAACGCGTTGCCGATCGAGCCACGCACTGTGCCATAATGCACCTTCGAGTCTGCGATGAAAACCGAAATCCACCCCAATGTCTACCCCGTCGTCTATATCGACGGCGAACACGAATGGACGGGCATCTCCACCATTAAGACTGGCGAGACCCGGATGATCGACGGGATCGAGCACTATGTGGTGCCCGTCGAGATCAGCGCGTTCAGCCACCCCTTCTACACGGGCCAGAAGAAGCTCGTCGACACGGCGGGCCGGGTCGAGAAGTTCATGCGCCGATACGGGCAGCAGATGGCCGACCAGAAGAAGAAGTAGCCCAAAAACAAGAACGGCCGCGGAAGCGCTCCGCGGCCGTTTTTTTGTGCCCGGAAGGGTCTTATTTGACGCTGAACAGGCTGTCGTTGAGTCCGCCGTTCAACTTCACGCCCACGTAATCCGTGACCCCCGCCACCCGGTTGTCCACGTTCTTCACGGTGAGCTTCGTGGGGAACCACGTGGAGCCCTGCCGGATCGGATTGTCATAAAAGAAGGTGGCGAGCTGCCGCCCCGGCTGGCTGTACCACTCCCGCTTCGTGATGTATCGCTTGTCCGGATCCACCCAAACCCGGCTCCGGCTCGTGTCGTCGAACGCCTTGAGATAGGTGATGTCGAACACGTAGTCGCCCGTCGCGCGATCGGTGCGCACGTACTTCGCCTCGAACAGCCCGTTGAACATCGAGCGTGTCAACAGGCCGAAATCGAGAAGGGTCTGGCGCTTTCCAGGGGCCTTGGCGAGGTTCTCCCGCTGGGAGATCTTGGCTCGCGGGACCCGGACGATCCTCGTCGTGCCGTTGAGGATGAAGAGGATGTCGGTGTCGTCCACGGTCGCCTCGAGCCGCAGCATGAACGGCTCCTTCACGAACACCTTGGTCGAGTTGAACCGGTACGAGTTGGCGAAATCCTTATTGATTTTGCCCAGCTCCCTCTGGTTCGCGGTCGAGACCCGGGCGGTGAAGGTTGCGTCCTCGAACCCGGGAGCCAAGATATCGTCGAGGCTCGGCGCCTGCACCGGCGCGGCGAGGGTCAAGAAGGCGATGGCGGTTCCAAACACGATTTTCTGAGTTCTCCTTGCGGCCGCGGCCGCTCCTTTTGGCAAACGTCTCAACCCACCCGGTCGTTTCACTTGTGCCGCGGAACCCGACCGCCATCCACTAACGGGGGTTCCTCAGATAGAATCCTGCGACGTGGCGACCGACAAGATCGCAACCTTCATCGCGAGACGTTCCGAGAGGTTGGGACGCGCGACGCGCCTGCGGCCGATGCGCGCCTCCGAGATTCTCGACCTCTCGCTGCGCGTGTACCAGCAGATGGGGTGGACGTTCCTCAAACACACCGTGGTGCCCGCACTCCTCGCGCTGGCCGCGGCGATCTTCGTGTGGTTCAACGTCGTGCCGGCCTTCACGACCACCAACCATCCCGAAAGCGTGACCGCCCAACTGGCGGAGTTGGCCGCGGCGCTCGGCTTGGCGATCCTCGTCGCGGTGCCGCTCGTGGTGGGAGCCTTGGCCGCCGCGTCCGCGACCGTCACCCTCCTCACGTCCGATTTCATGGCCGGCAACACGCCGAATCCCGCCGCCGCGCGCGCCCGGGCAAGGGAGTCGGTCGTCCCCTTGATGTGGGTCGCCCTGCGCGTCGGCGCGTTTTCGGCGTCGGGAGTGGTCCTGTGCGGCGTCGCCATCGGGGGAGCTGCGTTGATCGATGCCACGACCCGCTCGCAGAGCCTCTGGCTGCCGGTCGTCGTCGGACTCGCCTTCTTCGCCCTGATCCCGGCCATCGGAGGGATGCTCTGGGGGCTCTCCCGCTACTCCCTCGCGGTCCCCGCGGTGGTGCTCGAGCGCCTCGGTGCGGGCCAGGCGTGCCGACGCAGCCTGGCCCTGATGGGCGGAAGGCCCTCGGGCTACGACACGAT carries:
- a CDS encoding outer membrane lipoprotein-sorting protein gives rise to the protein MFGTAIAFLTLAAPVQAPSLDDILAPGFEDATFTARVSTANQRELGKINKDFANSYRFNSTKVFVKEPFMLRLEATVDDTDILFILNGTTRIVRVPRAKISQRENLAKAPGKRQTLLDFGLLTRSMFNGLFEAKYVRTDRATGDYVFDITYLKAFDDTSRSRVWVDPDKRYITKREWYSQPGRQLATFFYDNPIRQGSTWFPTKLTVKNVDNRVAGVTDYVGVKLNGGLNDSLFSVK
- the rpmE gene encoding 50S ribosomal protein L31, translating into MKTEIHPNVYPVVYIDGEHEWTGISTIKTGETRMIDGIEHYVVPVEISAFSHPFYTGQKKLVDTAGRVEKFMRRYGQQMADQKKK
- a CDS encoding DUF2207 domain-containing protein, whose product is MRRSLALFVLLLASRLVMAQGYVIDSFDVLVTLHTDSTMHVRETLKVTFNEARHGIYRFIPVSYENGRGVNRNMWITGVDVTDGGGKSMTTLVEHEGPNLRIRIGDKDVLLDPGSQVTYVIDYDVRGALNWFDSKEWAPEAEMYWNLTGNEWDTQIRSTHFRVEFPPIGAGQRVRARLYGGPYGSREFLEVGQAGGSDVQGGTGTHISLSKGSVEGDRAAPLNPGEGLTLVLGVPSALIPPPTPLQAALLVLWANFGFAIPILVLGGAVVAYWVYGRDPAGGPRVVQFEPPDNLSGPEAGTLMDERVDQRDLAAGFIGLAVKGYLEVFPKEVGLLFKRRSAELEVTDKAPAATLSLMESKLLTRLRSIGGRITDSDLRTSVAPYIQSFQDALYDSLVARGYYLMSPKKARTVWTAVGIAASVGLGVVTAWANPVGAVLPSFVGGAAGVLIVLLFQGSMPRRTPQGSRTRMGVLGFEEFIRRARGKELDWMSQKHPDASLFEEYLPHAVAFGLTKEWAEAFEGIVVAPPTWYHGSYDGSFHLYSFGSDFDSITRAVTTSASTPPRSSGSSGGFSGFSGGGGFSGGGGGGGGGGSW
- the ppdK gene encoding pyruvate, phosphate dikinase, yielding MSNKRLYLFRDGNAGMRELLGGKGANLAEMSNIGLPVPPGFTITTEVCTEYYASGGRLPDGLMDEVRTAVADVEKDLGKKFGDPSNPLLVSVRSGAMFSMPGMMDTILNLGLNKETLKGLIDQSGSERFALDANRRFIMMFSDVVLGVEKERFAELFDAYKKQKGVTLDTDMDAEDLRQVCNAFLALVLTETGEAFPKDPWKQLELAIEAVFKSWHTDRAVTYRRKEKISDAIGTAVNVQAMVFGNLGNDCGTGVAFTRDPSTGEDVLYGEYLMNAQGEDVVAGVRTPVPISELRSQNPAIYDEFSAIGTRLEEHYKDMMDLEFTIERGRLFMLQCRVGKRTGPAAVRMAVEMVEKGLITKEVAIQRVSAAHLDQLLHPRIDETYASDRKIHAVAKGLAASPGAAIGKAVFDANTAERWHAQGEKVILVRDETNPDDVHGMLASQGILTARGGKTSHAAVVARGFGIPCVAGCEMIDVDEHERCFRVASTTIHEGDVITVDGSSGAVYATELALIPPDVSGHFGTLMEWCDQFRKLRVRTNADNPRDSQQAIDFGAEGIGLCRTEHMFFESDRLPIVRDMILADNEEHRSAALQKLLAVQQSDFEGIFDVMEGRPVTIRLIDPPLHEFLPSHEELLVAVTELRIAVKTLGGDALKELLAAKEAMLDTVEGMRESNPMLGLRGVRLSIVFPGIVEMQTRAILQAAAKVMRSGKKVEPEIMIPLISHVNELKVVREQLERVAKKVVEEQGVDIPYMFGTMIEIPRAALTAGEIAEYAEFFSFGTNDLTQTGFGFSRDDAEGKFLQQYVEKKILPVNPFETLDQIGIGRLMRMAVEEGRAVNSKLKCGICGEHGGDPESIGFCHQLGLDYVSCSPFRVPIARLSAAQAALRERVSVSVDK